The following are encoded in a window of Gossypium raimondii isolate GPD5lz chromosome 13, ASM2569854v1, whole genome shotgun sequence genomic DNA:
- the LOC105782548 gene encoding CMP-sialic acid transporter 3 isoform X2, which produces MIECSVCHSKIASPTSKTISRAYDRHRSHLSSKTRFLNVLLVGGDCVLVGFQPILVYMSKVDGGFKFSPISVNFLTEVAKVIFAITMLLFQARHKKVGEKSLLSISSLVQAARNNVLLAVPALLYAINNYLKFIMQLYFNPATVKMLSNLKVLVIAILLKMIMKRRFSIIQWEALALLLIGISINQLRSLPEGTTSFGLPVATGAYLYTLIFVTVPSLASVFNEYALKSQFETSIYHQNLFLYGYGAIFNFLAILGTAIFKGPNSLDILQGHSKATVLLIYNNAAQGILSSFFFKYADTILKKYSSTIATIFTGIASAVLFGHTLTINFVLGISVVIISMHQFFSALSEVKDEKQSGSLEMMDSQDSKRSKDTSILNMTTGANEDASHRVHEDEKRLLPV; this is translated from the exons ATGATAGAATGCAGTGTTTGTCATTCAAAAATAGCATCGCCCACTAGTAAAACCATTTCGAGGGCTTATGACAGGCACCGCAGCCATCTCTCCTCCAAAACTCGTTTCCTCAATGTTCTTTTGGTCGGTGGGGACTGTGTTTTGGTCGGTTTTCAG CCTATATTGGTTTATATGTCAAAGGTGGATGGCGGTTTCAAGTTTAGTCCCATTAGCGTTAACTTTCTCACTGAGGTGGCCAAAGTTATTTTCGCCATTACTATGCTCTTGTTCCAG GCTCGACATAAGAAAGTTGGTGAGAAATctcttctttcaatttcttcattaGTGCAG GCTGCTCGAAATAATGTGCTTCTTGCAGTTCCAGCTCTGCTTTATGCTATTAATAATTACCTAAAGTTTATCATGCAG CTTTATTTCAATCCTGCAACTGTGAAGATGCTTAGCAACCTGAAG GTTTTGGTAATAGCTATCTTGTTAAAGATGATCATGAAACGGCGGTTTTCTATCATTCAG TGGGAGGCTCTTGCTTTGTTGCTTATTGGAATTAGCATAAACCAGTTGCGGTCTTTACCAGAGGGTACTACTTCATTTGGTCTTCCGGTTGCAACTGGCGCATACTTGTATACACTAATTTTC GTTACTGTTCCATCCCTAGCATCTGTCTTTAATGAATATGCTTTAAAGAGCCAGTTTGAGACAAGCATTTACCATCAG AACTTGTTTCTTTATGGATATGGTGCCATTTTCAATTTCCTAGCCATTCTTGGAACTGCAATTTTTAAAG GTCCCAATAGCTTGGATATCCTGCAGGGACATTCAAAGGCTACCGTGCTCTTAATATACAACAATGCAGCCCAAGGGATcttatcatctttcttcttcaaatatGCAG ATACAATCTTGAAAAAGTACTCCTCAACCATTGCCACAATTTTTACTGGCATAGCATCTGCTGTGTTGTTTGGTCACACACTGACTATCAACTTTGTTTTAGGAATATCAGTTGTGATTATCTCCATGCATCAG TTTTTCTCAGCACTTTCTGAGGTTAAAGATGAAAAACAAAGTGGTAGTTTGGAGATGATGGACAGCCAAGACAGCAAGAG
- the LOC105782548 gene encoding CMP-sialic acid transporter 2 isoform X3 — MQCSTLMRLMLDEPSILFYLSVVKAARNNVLLAVPALLYAINNYLKFIMQLYFNPATVKMLSNLKVLVIAILLKMIMKRRFSIIQWEALALLLIGISINQLRSLPEGTTSFGLPVATGAYLYTLIFVTVPSLASVFNEYALKSQFETSIYHQNLFLYGYGAIFNFLAILGTAIFKGPNSLDILQGHSKATVLLIYNNAAQGILSSFFFKYADTILKKYSSTIATIFTGIASAVLFGHTLTINFVLGISVVIISMHQFFSALSEVKDEKQSGSLEMMDSQDSKRSKDTSILNMTTGANEDASHRVHEDEKRLLPV; from the exons ATGCAGTGTTCAACTTTGATGAGACTAATGTTAGATGAGCcatcaattttgttttatctttCCGTAGTGAAG GCTGCTCGAAATAATGTGCTTCTTGCAGTTCCAGCTCTGCTTTATGCTATTAATAATTACCTAAAGTTTATCATGCAG CTTTATTTCAATCCTGCAACTGTGAAGATGCTTAGCAACCTGAAG GTTTTGGTAATAGCTATCTTGTTAAAGATGATCATGAAACGGCGGTTTTCTATCATTCAG TGGGAGGCTCTTGCTTTGTTGCTTATTGGAATTAGCATAAACCAGTTGCGGTCTTTACCAGAGGGTACTACTTCATTTGGTCTTCCGGTTGCAACTGGCGCATACTTGTATACACTAATTTTC GTTACTGTTCCATCCCTAGCATCTGTCTTTAATGAATATGCTTTAAAGAGCCAGTTTGAGACAAGCATTTACCATCAG AACTTGTTTCTTTATGGATATGGTGCCATTTTCAATTTCCTAGCCATTCTTGGAACTGCAATTTTTAAAG GTCCCAATAGCTTGGATATCCTGCAGGGACATTCAAAGGCTACCGTGCTCTTAATATACAACAATGCAGCCCAAGGGATcttatcatctttcttcttcaaatatGCAG ATACAATCTTGAAAAAGTACTCCTCAACCATTGCCACAATTTTTACTGGCATAGCATCTGCTGTGTTGTTTGGTCACACACTGACTATCAACTTTGTTTTAGGAATATCAGTTGTGATTATCTCCATGCATCAG TTTTTCTCAGCACTTTCTGAGGTTAAAGATGAAAAACAAAGTGGTAGTTTGGAGATGATGGACAGCCAAGACAGCAAGAG
- the LOC105782548 gene encoding CMP-sialic acid transporter 3 isoform X1: protein MIECSVCHSKIASPTSKTISRAYDRHRSHLSSKTRFLNVLLVGGDCVLVGFQICVCVCVLLQPILVYMSKVDGGFKFSPISVNFLTEVAKVIFAITMLLFQARHKKVGEKSLLSISSLVQAARNNVLLAVPALLYAINNYLKFIMQLYFNPATVKMLSNLKVLVIAILLKMIMKRRFSIIQWEALALLLIGISINQLRSLPEGTTSFGLPVATGAYLYTLIFVTVPSLASVFNEYALKSQFETSIYHQNLFLYGYGAIFNFLAILGTAIFKGPNSLDILQGHSKATVLLIYNNAAQGILSSFFFKYADTILKKYSSTIATIFTGIASAVLFGHTLTINFVLGISVVIISMHQFFSALSEVKDEKQSGSLEMMDSQDSKRSKDTSILNMTTGANEDASHRVHEDEKRLLPV, encoded by the exons ATGATAGAATGCAGTGTTTGTCATTCAAAAATAGCATCGCCCACTAGTAAAACCATTTCGAGGGCTTATGACAGGCACCGCAGCCATCTCTCCTCCAAAACTCGTTTCCTCAATGTTCTTTTGGTCGGTGGGGACTGTGTTTTGGTCGGTTTTCAG atatgtgtgtgtgtgtgtgtattaTTGCAGCCTATATTGGTTTATATGTCAAAGGTGGATGGCGGTTTCAAGTTTAGTCCCATTAGCGTTAACTTTCTCACTGAGGTGGCCAAAGTTATTTTCGCCATTACTATGCTCTTGTTCCAG GCTCGACATAAGAAAGTTGGTGAGAAATctcttctttcaatttcttcattaGTGCAG GCTGCTCGAAATAATGTGCTTCTTGCAGTTCCAGCTCTGCTTTATGCTATTAATAATTACCTAAAGTTTATCATGCAG CTTTATTTCAATCCTGCAACTGTGAAGATGCTTAGCAACCTGAAG GTTTTGGTAATAGCTATCTTGTTAAAGATGATCATGAAACGGCGGTTTTCTATCATTCAG TGGGAGGCTCTTGCTTTGTTGCTTATTGGAATTAGCATAAACCAGTTGCGGTCTTTACCAGAGGGTACTACTTCATTTGGTCTTCCGGTTGCAACTGGCGCATACTTGTATACACTAATTTTC GTTACTGTTCCATCCCTAGCATCTGTCTTTAATGAATATGCTTTAAAGAGCCAGTTTGAGACAAGCATTTACCATCAG AACTTGTTTCTTTATGGATATGGTGCCATTTTCAATTTCCTAGCCATTCTTGGAACTGCAATTTTTAAAG GTCCCAATAGCTTGGATATCCTGCAGGGACATTCAAAGGCTACCGTGCTCTTAATATACAACAATGCAGCCCAAGGGATcttatcatctttcttcttcaaatatGCAG ATACAATCTTGAAAAAGTACTCCTCAACCATTGCCACAATTTTTACTGGCATAGCATCTGCTGTGTTGTTTGGTCACACACTGACTATCAACTTTGTTTTAGGAATATCAGTTGTGATTATCTCCATGCATCAG TTTTTCTCAGCACTTTCTGAGGTTAAAGATGAAAAACAAAGTGGTAGTTTGGAGATGATGGACAGCCAAGACAGCAAGAG